In Oncorhynchus keta strain PuntledgeMale-10-30-2019 unplaced genomic scaffold, Oket_V2 Un_scaffold_2456_pilon_pilon, whole genome shotgun sequence, a single genomic region encodes these proteins:
- the LOC118380530 gene encoding receptor for retinol uptake stra6-like, with the protein MSATEDIAKDYYDYPDWNMENPVPTKVPAEVIPPCDPTADDRLYHICISAISLVVMLILAFLARRMKLADGQKRSLLSPVNFLDHTQHKGLAVAVFGVLFCKLFGLVIAPNPLPFTTDQANKRKEQEDVENCEMI; encoded by the exons ATGAGTGCCACTGAAGACATAGCAAAGGACTACTATGACTACCCTGATTGGAACATGGAGAACCCTGTGCCTACCAAGGTCCCAGCTGA AGTAATCCCACCATGTGACCCTACAGCTGATGATAGACTCTACCACATCTGCATCTCTGCCATTTCT CTGGTGGTCATGTTGATCCTAGCATTCCTTGCCAGGAGGATGAAGCTGGCGGATGGGCAGAAAAGGAGTTTACTCAG CCCAGTGAACTTCCTGGACCACACGCAACACAAGGGCTTAGCTGTAGCAGTGTTTGGAGTGCTGTTCTGCAAACTGTTTGGTCTGGTCATAGCACCAAACCCTCTTCCCTTCACCACAGACCAAGCCAACAAACGTAAGGAGCAGGAAGATGTAGAAAATTGTGAAATGATATAG